In one window of Streptomyces griseus subsp. griseus DNA:
- a CDS encoding NUDIX domain-containing protein: MDEKALPTLGVREERGGRADHLLADGRRAWTVVDGRADNGTRELPGGILELNETPEAGVAREVWEETGMHVEVDQLTGVYKNTTRGIVALVFRCKPSGGTERTSSESTAVSWLTPDEVSERMAEVYAVRLLDALDGNGPHVRSHDGKQLITAG, from the coding sequence GTGGACGAGAAAGCCCTCCCAACTCTGGGCGTCAGGGAAGAGCGGGGCGGTCGCGCTGACCATCTTCTCGCCGACGGCCGGCGCGCATGGACCGTCGTCGACGGGCGAGCCGACAACGGCACCAGGGAGCTCCCCGGCGGCATCCTCGAGCTCAACGAGACACCGGAAGCCGGCGTCGCCCGCGAGGTCTGGGAAGAGACAGGCATGCACGTCGAGGTGGACCAGCTCACCGGCGTCTACAAGAACACGACCCGAGGCATCGTCGCCCTGGTCTTCCGCTGCAAGCCCTCCGGCGGCACCGAGCGCACATCAAGCGAGTCGACAGCCGTCTCCTGGCTCACACCCGACGAGGTCAGCGAGCGCATGGCCGAGGTCTACGCGGTCCGTCTCCTGGACGCCCTGGACGGCAACGGCCCTCATGTGCGGAGCCACGACGGCAAGCAGCTCATCACAGCGGGATAA
- a CDS encoding VanZ family protein: protein MLQAVFNGRGEFVLIALTAVTIATCIGYFAAKRFLSRPWSHAGLSAALVAELSVTVFFPSPGHVSGQCVLNRNFSEPFATEQGLLNVAMFLPIGLFGVLAVRRVFPVFLGGTLLSVATELTQALAPWVGRSCDSGDVLTNTLGAGVGSLAGWAVVRATSGELFPLRTATKPTAVIFATCFVACAVVWKVWITPLAVDSTSLQIAGGDKRSQAKQVLAEAFDDHFEIANVQLQSGQNGAPDLLLITTQTGFAELSWPDKEQLTVSLENSSKPGPGSFPVTGVGVAPETAEEALLIATKYAKERFPWGLKDSYAKSFPVGDDAEFGWMVSWRSRIDGVLMPMRLDVQINRAGRVSALLTRHTEDPVSLPPRRVSEKQAAAAASEFAGGAKTGAGNLLAIRREGEWRAQWTIPVSAGADVYPVYVDAETGKVDERASPTQGLPTTPN, encoded by the coding sequence ATGCTGCAAGCTGTTTTCAATGGTCGCGGTGAGTTCGTTCTCATCGCATTGACCGCGGTGACTATTGCGACCTGCATCGGCTATTTTGCGGCGAAGAGGTTCTTGAGTCGCCCATGGTCACATGCTGGGCTTTCTGCTGCCCTGGTGGCAGAGTTGAGTGTTACCGTATTTTTTCCGTCCCCGGGGCACGTGTCGGGCCAGTGTGTGCTCAATCGGAATTTCAGTGAACCTTTCGCAACTGAACAGGGCCTGCTGAATGTGGCGATGTTCCTACCGATCGGGCTCTTTGGGGTTCTTGCTGTCCGGCGAGTCTTTCCCGTCTTCCTGGGTGGGACACTGCTGTCGGTGGCGACCGAGCTCACTCAGGCACTGGCCCCATGGGTAGGGCGAAGCTGTGACAGCGGAGATGTGCTCACGAATACGTTGGGCGCGGGGGTCGGGTCCCTTGCCGGTTGGGCTGTTGTCCGAGCGACGAGTGGTGAACTTTTCCCTCTACGCACCGCAACGAAGCCCACTGCCGTAATTTTCGCTACTTGCTTTGTCGCCTGTGCTGTGGTGTGGAAAGTGTGGATCACGCCCTTGGCGGTGGACTCCACGAGCTTGCAGATCGCAGGAGGCGACAAAAGATCCCAGGCAAAGCAGGTCCTTGCCGAGGCCTTCGACGACCACTTCGAGATCGCGAACGTGCAGCTCCAGTCCGGCCAGAACGGTGCCCCGGACCTACTGCTGATCACCACCCAGACAGGGTTCGCCGAACTGAGCTGGCCCGACAAGGAACAGTTGACGGTCAGCTTGGAAAACTCTAGCAAGCCGGGTCCCGGCAGTTTTCCTGTGACAGGTGTCGGAGTCGCACCCGAAACAGCCGAAGAAGCACTCCTAATCGCAACGAAGTATGCGAAAGAAAGATTTCCTTGGGGCCTTAAGGACTCATACGCGAAATCTTTCCCGGTCGGAGATGATGCGGAGTTCGGCTGGATGGTCAGCTGGCGAAGCCGTATCGACGGGGTGCTCATGCCTATGCGTCTAGATGTACAGATCAACCGGGCTGGCCGTGTCTCTGCGCTTCTGACCCGCCACACAGAGGACCCGGTCTCGCTTCCCCCACGCCGGGTGAGCGAGAAACAGGCCGCGGCCGCCGCCTCCGAGTTCGCTGGTGGAGCGAAAACAGGGGCAGGAAACTTGCTGGCCATCCGACGCGAAGGCGAATGGCGGGCCCAATGGACCATCCCGGTCTCTGCTGGCGCCGACGTCTACCCCGTCTACGTTGATGCCGAAACAGGAAAAGTAGACGAGAGGGCCTCTCCCACTCAAGGCCTACCCACCACACCTAACTGA
- a CDS encoding bifunctional DNA primase/polymerase: MATIDRQTTTLALAHALSAAERGLPVFPLSATKLPALRSPHHGERPPVHCRGECGLPGHGVHDATTDPAAVRALFAAAPRATGYGIACGRTPHRLIGIDLDIDTAHGNDSVGALQQLALQHLFTIPPTVTVLTPSGGRHLWLTGPADTTVPNSAGRLAPGIDVRGAGGYLVGPGSVTTHGRYRLAPGTAHLTPAPCPRPLLRLLTPPPRRPTGPATGSATTPEAPGRRGEGLIQFVLAAHEGQRNTRLFWAACRAYEHGFGDALADALTTAAIRTGLTEQEARSAIASAERLTRGRGD, translated from the coding sequence ATGGCCACCATCGACCGGCAGACCACCACCCTGGCCCTCGCCCACGCCCTCTCCGCCGCCGAGCGCGGACTCCCCGTCTTCCCCCTGTCCGCCACCAAGCTCCCCGCGCTGCGCTCCCCCCACCACGGCGAGCGCCCGCCGGTCCACTGCCGGGGCGAGTGCGGGCTGCCCGGCCACGGGGTGCACGACGCCACCACGGACCCCGCGGCCGTCCGCGCCCTCTTCGCCGCCGCGCCCCGGGCCACCGGCTACGGCATCGCCTGCGGCCGCACCCCGCACCGGCTCATCGGCATCGACCTGGACATCGACACCGCGCACGGCAACGACTCGGTGGGGGCCCTCCAGCAGTTGGCGCTCCAGCACCTGTTCACGATCCCGCCGACGGTCACCGTGCTCACCCCGAGCGGCGGCCGCCACCTCTGGCTCACGGGCCCCGCCGACACCACGGTCCCCAACTCGGCCGGCCGCCTCGCCCCCGGCATCGACGTCCGAGGCGCCGGCGGCTACCTGGTCGGCCCCGGCTCGGTCACCACCCACGGCCGCTACCGCCTGGCCCCCGGCACCGCCCACCTCACCCCGGCCCCCTGCCCCCGCCCCCTTCTGCGCCTCCTCACCCCACCCCCACGACGCCCGACCGGCCCGGCCACCGGCAGCGCCACCACCCCGGAGGCTCCGGGCCGCCGGGGCGAGGGGCTGATCCAGTTCGTCCTGGCGGCCCACGAGGGCCAGCGCAACACCCGCCTGTTCTGGGCCGCCTGCCGCGCCTACGAACACGGCTTCGGCGACGCCCTGGCCGACGCCCTCACCACCGCAGCGATCCGCACGGGCCTCACGGAACAGGAGGCCCGCTCGGCGATCGCCTCGGCGGAACGGCTGACACGGGGGCGAGGCGACTGA
- a CDS encoding acyl-CoA dehydrogenase family protein gives MHLAPTERQQQLRTELRAYFAAVLPEGGDWRDDPGEQRRLLRRIGADGMLGLGWPVAYGGQGRGADEQFVFFDEAYRAGAPVSMVTLNTVGPTLMKYGTEQQKAYFLPRILSGDLVFAIGYSEPEAGTDLAALRTRAVRSGEGGEDGEGGEGGEGGENGGGWVIDGQKVFTSNAQQADWIWLACRTDPDAPKHRGISIILVPTDDPGFSWTPIETVGGLTTTATYYDGVRVPAANLVGAENGGWGLITDQLNHERVALAAIGMQAEDFYEEALAHARTPDPATGRRRIDEPWVRARLAEAYARLAATRLLNWRLVGAVGAGALAPGEASGVKFAGTESAVEVYRMCQDVVGEAAFLRRGSPGCFGAGGDRGELERMNRAAQINTFGGGVSEVQREIVATMRLGMTRGKR, from the coding sequence GTGCACCTCGCCCCGACGGAGCGCCAGCAGCAGCTGCGTACCGAACTGCGCGCGTACTTCGCGGCCGTGCTGCCCGAAGGCGGCGACTGGCGCGACGATCCGGGTGAGCAGCGGCGGCTGCTGCGCAGGATCGGTGCCGACGGCATGCTCGGCCTCGGCTGGCCCGTCGCGTACGGCGGCCAAGGGCGGGGAGCCGACGAGCAGTTCGTCTTCTTCGACGAGGCGTACCGGGCCGGCGCCCCCGTCTCCATGGTCACCCTCAACACCGTCGGCCCGACCCTGATGAAGTACGGCACCGAACAGCAGAAGGCGTACTTCCTGCCCCGGATCCTCAGCGGTGACCTCGTCTTCGCCATCGGTTACAGCGAACCCGAAGCCGGTACGGACCTGGCGGCCCTGCGGACCCGCGCCGTAAGGAGCGGCGAGGGAGGTGAGGACGGCGAGGGTGGCGAGGGTGGTGAGGGAGGCGAGAACGGCGGCGGCTGGGTCATCGACGGTCAGAAGGTCTTCACCAGCAACGCCCAGCAGGCCGACTGGATCTGGCTCGCCTGCCGCACCGACCCCGACGCCCCCAAGCACCGCGGCATCTCGATCATCCTCGTCCCCACCGACGATCCCGGCTTCTCCTGGACGCCCATCGAGACCGTGGGCGGGCTGACGACGACCGCCACGTACTACGACGGCGTACGCGTCCCCGCCGCGAACCTCGTCGGTGCCGAGAACGGAGGGTGGGGGCTCATCACCGACCAGCTCAACCACGAACGCGTCGCCCTCGCCGCCATCGGCATGCAGGCCGAGGACTTCTACGAAGAGGCCCTCGCCCACGCCCGTACGCCCGACCCCGCCACCGGGCGCCGCCGGATCGACGAGCCGTGGGTACGCGCCCGGCTCGCGGAGGCGTACGCCCGGCTCGCGGCGACCCGGCTGCTGAACTGGCGGCTGGTCGGGGCCGTGGGGGCGGGCGCGCTGGCCCCCGGTGAGGCGAGCGGCGTGAAGTTCGCGGGGACCGAGAGCGCCGTGGAGGTCTACCGGATGTGCCAGGATGTGGTGGGGGAGGCCGCATTCCTCCGGCGCGGATCCCCCGGCTGCTTCGGGGCGGGCGGTGACAGGGGTGAGCTGGAGCGGATGAACCGGGCCGCGCAGATCAACACCTTCGGCGGCGGCGTCAGCGAAGTGCAGCGCGAGATCGTCGCGACCATGCGCCTCGGGATGACGCGGGGCAAGCGATGA
- a CDS encoding bifunctional MaoC family dehydratase N-terminal/OB-fold nucleic acid binding domain-containing protein — MSGPEGAQEVRAGAPDPLHDRLTSYAGRPAATAGTGKDPVNAPMIRHWCEAMGDTSPAYQGPDAVAPPTMLQAWTMGGLTGHPHRTGRSAAYDELLGLLDGAGYTAVVATDCEQEYLRPLRPGDLITFDAVIESVSRRKTTKLGTGYFVTTRMDVRADGEPAGTHRFRILKYRPGRRPTQRKAPLRPRPVINRDNAGFWAGVAEHRLLIQRCSDCATLRFPWLPGCNACAGQEWDTVEASGEGTVFSHVVMHHPSFPAFDPSGEGGPYAVALIELAEGVRIVGNVVGVPYDKVRVGLPVRLEFLRTDPDLELPVFRAGEGG; from the coding sequence ATGAGCGGCCCGGAGGGCGCCCAGGAGGTACGGGCCGGCGCCCCGGACCCCCTCCACGACCGGCTCACCTCCTACGCCGGCCGCCCCGCCGCCACCGCGGGCACCGGCAAGGACCCCGTCAACGCGCCCATGATCCGCCACTGGTGCGAGGCCATGGGTGACACCTCCCCCGCCTATCAGGGCCCCGACGCCGTCGCCCCGCCCACCATGCTCCAGGCCTGGACCATGGGCGGACTGACCGGGCACCCCCACCGCACCGGCCGCTCAGCGGCGTACGACGAACTCCTCGGGCTCCTCGACGGCGCCGGGTACACCGCCGTCGTCGCCACCGACTGCGAGCAGGAGTACCTGCGGCCGCTCCGCCCCGGCGACCTGATCACCTTCGACGCCGTCATCGAATCCGTCTCCCGCCGCAAGACCACCAAGCTCGGCACCGGGTACTTCGTCACCACCCGCATGGACGTCCGTGCCGACGGCGAACCTGCCGGGACGCACCGCTTCCGCATCCTCAAGTACCGGCCCGGCAGACGCCCCACCCAGCGGAAAGCACCCCTCCGCCCCCGCCCCGTCATCAACCGCGACAACGCCGGATTCTGGGCCGGGGTCGCCGAGCACCGCCTCCTCATCCAGCGCTGCTCGGACTGCGCCACCCTCCGCTTCCCCTGGCTCCCCGGCTGCAACGCCTGCGCCGGCCAGGAGTGGGACACGGTCGAGGCGAGTGGCGAGGGCACGGTGTTCAGCCATGTCGTGATGCACCACCCGTCCTTCCCGGCCTTCGACCCGTCGGGCGAGGGCGGCCCGTACGCCGTCGCGCTCATCGAACTCGCCGAGGGCGTCCGCATCGTCGGCAACGTGGTCGGGGTGCCGTACGACAAGGTCCGCGTCGGCCTGCCCGTACGGCTGGAGTTCCTCCGTACGGACCCCGATCTGGAACTCCCGGTCTTCCGGGCGGGCGAGGGCGGTTGA
- a CDS encoding acyl-CoA dehydrogenase family protein translates to MDFTPSEEQAAARELAARIFGDLSTHERLVAAGTGTDAGLWKELCTAGLPGAVEDIGLLGLVLLLEEQGRTTAQVPLAATCVYGLLAVAGHGTPEQRERLLPALRDGTAVATGAFPARGGVRAVDGALYGVVPWVPWLRDATHVLVADNERGSWIVEARAPGVSVVPVETTAPWSAGRLGLDGVRAESLGAGPGAYASVLAASRTAFAGLQAGVCAGSLARAVQHTTTREQFGRPLSTNQGVLLRAADAHMDTEAIRVTAYEAAWRYDRQLGHEAQALTAAWWASEGGRRVVHTGQHLHGGTGADLDHPVHRHFLWGRQLDAYLGCGAELLQELGLLLAGGDRTREGAS, encoded by the coding sequence ATGGACTTCACCCCGAGCGAGGAGCAGGCGGCGGCGCGGGAGCTGGCCGCGCGGATCTTCGGCGATCTGTCGACGCACGAGCGGCTGGTGGCGGCGGGCACGGGCACGGACGCGGGGCTGTGGAAAGAGCTGTGCACGGCCGGGCTGCCCGGTGCGGTGGAGGACATCGGGCTCCTCGGCCTGGTCCTGCTCCTGGAGGAACAGGGCCGGACCACGGCCCAGGTCCCGCTGGCGGCGACCTGTGTGTACGGGCTCCTCGCGGTCGCCGGGCACGGTACGCCGGAGCAGCGGGAGCGCCTGCTGCCCGCCCTGCGCGACGGTACGGCGGTGGCGACGGGGGCCTTCCCGGCGCGGGGCGGGGTGCGGGCGGTGGACGGCGCGCTGTACGGGGTCGTGCCCTGGGTGCCATGGCTGCGGGATGCCACCCATGTGCTGGTCGCGGATAACGAGCGGGGGTCGTGGATCGTCGAGGCGAGGGCGCCCGGGGTGAGCGTCGTGCCCGTGGAGACGACCGCGCCCTGGTCGGCGGGGCGGCTCGGCCTCGACGGCGTACGGGCAGAGTCCCTCGGTGCGGGCCCGGGGGCCTACGCCTCGGTCCTCGCCGCGAGCCGGACCGCCTTCGCCGGGCTCCAGGCGGGCGTGTGCGCGGGCTCCCTCGCGCGTGCCGTGCAACACACGACCACTCGTGAGCAGTTCGGCCGCCCGCTCTCCACCAACCAGGGCGTCCTGCTCCGCGCCGCCGACGCCCATATGGACACCGAGGCCATCCGGGTCACGGCGTACGAGGCGGCCTGGCGGTACGACCGGCAACTGGGCCACGAGGCGCAGGCGTTGACGGCCGCCTGGTGGGCCTCGGAAGGGGGCCGGCGGGTCGTGCACACGGGCCAGCACCTGCACGGCGGCACCGGGGCCGACCTCGACCACCCGGTCCACCGGCACTTCCTCTGGGGCCGCCAACTGGACGCGTACCTCGGCTGCGGCGCCGAACTCCTGCAGGAGCTGGGGCTGTTGCTCGCGGGCGGCGACCGTACGAGGGAAGGCGCGTCGTGA
- a CDS encoding MaoC/PaaZ C-terminal domain-containing protein: protein MNETYRIGDVLPPLEIPVTRTLIVAGAIASRDYQDVHHDAELAREKGSPDIFMNILTTNGLVGRYITDHFGPTAVLRKVAIRLGAPNYPGDALRLTGHIVALENVPPRNVPLENPALEGGNHALTEGRVLIEERVLIEVAIVGDNRTGRHVTGKVTVAITGEVGGV, encoded by the coding sequence GTGAACGAGACGTACCGCATCGGTGACGTACTGCCGCCCCTGGAGATCCCCGTCACCCGCACCCTGATCGTCGCGGGCGCCATCGCCTCCCGCGACTACCAGGACGTGCACCACGACGCCGAACTGGCCCGCGAGAAGGGCTCCCCCGACATCTTCATGAACATCCTCACCACCAACGGGCTGGTCGGCCGCTACATCACCGACCACTTCGGACCCACCGCCGTCCTCCGGAAGGTGGCCATACGGCTCGGAGCGCCCAACTATCCGGGTGACGCACTCCGGCTGACCGGCCACATCGTCGCCCTGGAAAACGTGCCTCCGAGAAACGTGCCTCTGGAAAACCCGGCCCTGGAAGGCGGAAACCATGCCCTCACAGAAGGACGCGTCCTTATAGAAGAACGCGTCCTTATAGAGGTCGCGATCGTCGGCGACAACCGTACAGGGCGTCACGTCACCGGAAAGGTCACCGTGGCGATCACCGGGGAGGTGGGCGGGGTATGA
- a CDS encoding lipid-transfer protein translates to MSIRRPDTLGGKAAIVGIGATEFSKDSGRSELKLAVEAVGAALDDAGLTPADVDGLVTFTMDTSPEITVAQAAGIGELSFFSRIHYGGGAACATVQQAALAVASGVADVVVCYRAFNERSGRRFGSGVQRREPTAEGAALGWNLPSGLLTPASWVAMAAQRYLHTYGLDPEVFGHVAVVDRRHAARNPAAYFHGKPITLADHAASRWIVEPLRLLDCCQETDGGQALVVTSAERARDLPRPPAVVVAAAQGAGRSQEQMTSFYRDGLTGLPETGVVARQLWRSSGLAPADIDVGILYDHFTPFVLMQLEEFGFCGPGEGGAFVAADALPLNTHGGQLGEAYLHGMNGIAEAVRQLRATSVNQVAGAARCLVTAGTGVPTSGLILGTDG, encoded by the coding sequence ATGAGCATCCGCAGACCTGACACCCTCGGCGGAAAAGCGGCCATCGTCGGCATCGGCGCCACCGAGTTCTCCAAGGACTCCGGCCGCAGCGAACTGAAGCTCGCCGTCGAAGCCGTCGGCGCCGCCCTCGACGACGCGGGCCTCACCCCCGCCGACGTCGACGGCCTCGTCACCTTCACCATGGACACCAGCCCCGAGATCACCGTCGCCCAGGCCGCCGGGATCGGGGAGCTGTCGTTCTTCTCCCGCATCCATTACGGGGGCGGCGCGGCCTGCGCCACCGTCCAGCAGGCCGCCCTCGCGGTGGCGAGCGGGGTGGCCGACGTCGTCGTCTGTTACCGGGCGTTCAACGAGCGCTCCGGCCGCCGCTTCGGCTCCGGCGTCCAGCGCCGCGAGCCCACCGCCGAGGGCGCGGCGCTCGGCTGGAACCTGCCGTCCGGGCTGCTCACCCCCGCCTCCTGGGTGGCGATGGCGGCCCAGCGCTACCTCCACACGTACGGCCTCGACCCCGAGGTCTTCGGGCATGTGGCGGTGGTCGACCGGCGCCACGCGGCACGCAACCCCGCGGCGTACTTCCACGGGAAGCCGATCACGCTCGCCGACCACGCCGCCTCCCGCTGGATCGTGGAGCCGCTGCGGCTGCTGGACTGCTGCCAGGAGACCGACGGCGGTCAGGCGCTCGTCGTCACCAGCGCGGAGCGCGCCCGCGACCTGCCCCGGCCGCCCGCCGTGGTCGTCGCGGCGGCGCAAGGGGCGGGCCGGTCGCAGGAGCAGATGACGAGCTTCTACCGGGACGGGCTGACCGGGCTGCCGGAGACCGGCGTGGTCGCCCGGCAGCTCTGGCGCAGCTCGGGTCTTGCCCCGGCCGACATCGATGTGGGCATCCTCTACGACCACTTCACGCCCTTCGTCCTGATGCAGCTGGAGGAGTTCGGTTTCTGCGGCCCCGGGGAGGGCGGGGCGTTCGTCGCGGCGGACGCGCTGCCCCTGAACACGCATGGGGGTCAGCTGGGGGAGGCGTACCTCCATGGGATGAACGGCATCGCGGAGGCCGTCCGGCAGCTCCGCGCCACCTCGGTCAACCAAGTGGCAGGGGCGGCGAGGTGCCTGGTCACGGCCGGTACGGGGGTGCCGACGTCCGGGCTGATCCTCGGCACGGACGGCTGA
- a CDS encoding SigE family RNA polymerase sigma factor, with product MTTPVCTGASRAAAATAAGHHAHPPYASFSSYVRARGPVLLRTARSLTANPCDAEDLLQTALAKTYVAWERIEDHRALDGYVRRALLNTRTSQWRKRKVDEFACEELPEQGGVQAPDPAEQQSLHDAMWRAVLKLPDRQRAMVVLRYYEDLSEAQTAEVLGVSIGTVKSAVSRALGKLREDPELTPVR from the coding sequence ATGACCACGCCAGTCTGCACGGGCGCCTCCAGGGCGGCCGCCGCCACCGCCGCCGGCCACCACGCGCACCCGCCGTACGCCTCGTTCTCCTCGTACGTCCGGGCCCGTGGCCCGGTCCTGCTGCGCACCGCGCGCTCGCTCACCGCGAACCCGTGCGACGCGGAGGACCTGCTGCAGACCGCGCTCGCCAAGACGTATGTCGCCTGGGAGCGGATCGAGGACCACCGGGCGCTGGACGGGTATGTGCGCCGGGCCCTGCTGAACACCCGGACCTCGCAGTGGCGCAAGCGCAAGGTCGACGAGTTCGCCTGCGAGGAGCTGCCCGAGCAGGGCGGCGTCCAGGCGCCCGACCCGGCGGAGCAGCAGTCGCTGCACGACGCGATGTGGCGCGCGGTGCTCAAGCTCCCGGACCGCCAGCGCGCGATGGTCGTCCTGCGGTACTACGAGGACCTCAGTGAGGCGCAGACGGCCGAGGTGCTGGGGGTGTCGATCGGTACGGTGAAGAGCGCCGTCTCCCGGGCCCTCGGCAAGCTCCGCGAGGACCCGGAGCTGACGCCGGTCCGCTGA